A window of Sander vitreus isolate 19-12246 chromosome 18, sanVit1, whole genome shotgun sequence contains these coding sequences:
- the ccn6 gene encoding cellular communication network factor 6 isoform X2: MLSLLCRSLLLILAQQCFSRAQNNGQLAPRDGRAAAERRQFCQWPCKCRQRPYCSPGVSSVLDGCGCCKSCARQIGEPCNERDVCDPHKSMYCDFSADKPRFEVGVCAYLMAVGCDLNGAHYENGEGFEPSPLYKCTCIAGAIGCTPAFIQKPAGLLGPAPLMSNMPAGIRSGQNPKKHQQDTTYMSAWKKNCLIQTTPWSPCSKTCGLGISVRVTNDNSKCEMRKSRRLCLLRPCGKSVMKSIKVPKGKTCRPKFQAKKAEKLTLSGCTSTKKFKPTYCGVCTDKRCCVPNQSRMIKVDFTCKGGSNTQWKMQWITSCVCQRKCNDPGDMFSDLRLL, from the exons ATGCTATCGCTTCTCTGCCGTTCCCTCCTGCTCATCCTTGCTCAACAG TGCTTCAGCAGGGCTCAGAACAATGGACAGCTGGCTCCTCGAGATGGGCGGGCTGCGGCTGAGAGGCGGCAGTTCTGCCAGTGGCCCTGCAAGTGTCGGCAAAGACCCTATTGTTCCCCGGGAGTGAGCTCTGTCCTGGATGGGTGTGGCTGCTGCAAGAGCTGTGCCAGGCAGATCGGAGAGCCGTGCAACGAGAGGGACGTCTGTGACCCGCACAAGAGCATGTACTGTGACTTTTCAGCTGACAAGCCAAGATTTGAGGTcggagtgtgtgcat ACTTGATGGCAGTAGGCTGTGACCTGAATGGGGCCCACTATGAGAACGGCGAAGGTTTCGAGCCCAGCCCCCTCTATAAGTGCACATGTATTGCTGGAGCCATCGGCTGTACCCCTGCATTCATCCAGAAGCCCGCTGGTCTCTTAGGCCCTGCACCGCTGATGAGCAACATGCCAGCCGGCATTCGCAGTGGCCAGAACCCAAAGAAGCACCAACAGGATACGACCTACATGTCAG CCTGGAAGAAGAACTGTCTGATCCAGACCACGCCCTGGAGCCCCTGCTCTAAAACATGCGGCCTGGGCATCTCTGTGCGCGTCACCAACGACAACAGCAAATGTGAGATGAGGAAGTCCCGACGCCTGTGTCTGCTGCGACCGTGTGGGAAGAGTGTGATGAAGAGTATTAAG GTGCCGAAGGGAAAGACATGCCGGCCTAAATTCCaagcaaagaaagcagaaaagcTGACACTCTCGGGCTGTACCAGTACCAAGAAGTTTAAGCCCACGTACTGCGGTGTCTGTACAGACAAGCGCTGCTGTGTCCCAAACCAGTCACGTATGATCAAGGTCGACTTCACGTGCAAGGGGGGCTCCAACACACAGTGGAAGATGCAGTGGATAACATCCTGCGTGTGCCAGAGGAAGTGCAACGACCCAGGTGACATGTTTTCAGACCTGCGGCTACTCTAA
- the ccn6 gene encoding cellular communication network factor 6 isoform X1: MLSLLCRSLLLILAQQCFSRAQNNGQLAPRDGRAAAERRQFCQWPCKCRQRPYCSPGVSSVLDGCGCCKSCARQIGEPCNERDVCDPHKSMYCDFSADKPRFEVGVCAYLMAVGCDLNGAHYENGEGFEPSPLYKCTCIAGAIGCTPAFIQKPAGLLGPAPLMSNMPAGIRSGQNPKKHQQDTTYMSAYRDPPLAWKKNCLIQTTPWSPCSKTCGLGISVRVTNDNSKCEMRKSRRLCLLRPCGKSVMKSIKVPKGKTCRPKFQAKKAEKLTLSGCTSTKKFKPTYCGVCTDKRCCVPNQSRMIKVDFTCKGGSNTQWKMQWITSCVCQRKCNDPGDMFSDLRLL; the protein is encoded by the exons ATGCTATCGCTTCTCTGCCGTTCCCTCCTGCTCATCCTTGCTCAACAG TGCTTCAGCAGGGCTCAGAACAATGGACAGCTGGCTCCTCGAGATGGGCGGGCTGCGGCTGAGAGGCGGCAGTTCTGCCAGTGGCCCTGCAAGTGTCGGCAAAGACCCTATTGTTCCCCGGGAGTGAGCTCTGTCCTGGATGGGTGTGGCTGCTGCAAGAGCTGTGCCAGGCAGATCGGAGAGCCGTGCAACGAGAGGGACGTCTGTGACCCGCACAAGAGCATGTACTGTGACTTTTCAGCTGACAAGCCAAGATTTGAGGTcggagtgtgtgcat ACTTGATGGCAGTAGGCTGTGACCTGAATGGGGCCCACTATGAGAACGGCGAAGGTTTCGAGCCCAGCCCCCTCTATAAGTGCACATGTATTGCTGGAGCCATCGGCTGTACCCCTGCATTCATCCAGAAGCCCGCTGGTCTCTTAGGCCCTGCACCGCTGATGAGCAACATGCCAGCCGGCATTCGCAGTGGCCAGAACCCAAAGAAGCACCAACAGGATACGACCTACATGTCAG CTTACAGGGATCCTCCTTTAGCCTGGAAGAAGAACTGTCTGATCCAGACCACGCCCTGGAGCCCCTGCTCTAAAACATGCGGCCTGGGCATCTCTGTGCGCGTCACCAACGACAACAGCAAATGTGAGATGAGGAAGTCCCGACGCCTGTGTCTGCTGCGACCGTGTGGGAAGAGTGTGATGAAGAGTATTAAG GTGCCGAAGGGAAAGACATGCCGGCCTAAATTCCaagcaaagaaagcagaaaagcTGACACTCTCGGGCTGTACCAGTACCAAGAAGTTTAAGCCCACGTACTGCGGTGTCTGTACAGACAAGCGCTGCTGTGTCCCAAACCAGTCACGTATGATCAAGGTCGACTTCACGTGCAAGGGGGGCTCCAACACACAGTGGAAGATGCAGTGGATAACATCCTGCGTGTGCCAGAGGAAGTGCAACGACCCAGGTGACATGTTTTCAGACCTGCGGCTACTCTAA